A stretch of Rhododendron vialii isolate Sample 1 chromosome 4a, ASM3025357v1 DNA encodes these proteins:
- the LOC131322703 gene encoding uncharacterized protein LOC131322703: MLPILARLASYPDVVSYLQLHLLIGSLTLIPRSKSHTPTTISPNLFLVIGVGEDCALHHYMAHSSSGLTNRATFPTEFIVFDVAWKSHAMKLFLPNSSCLEW, translated from the exons ATGCTCCCCATCCTTGCGAGACTTGCCTCATACCCCGACGTCGTATCATATCTCCAACTCCACCTGCTAATCGGTTCCCTCACCCTCATACCTCGAAGCAAATCGCATACGCCTACGACAATTTCCCCTAATTTGTTTCTGGTGATTGGAGTCGGAGAAGACTGCGCCCTCCATCATTATATGGCTCATTCATCATCAG GTTTGACTAATCGGGCCACTTTTCCAACGGAGTTCATCGTGTTTGACGTTGCCTGGAAATCTCACGCGATGAAGCTCTTCCTTCCAAATTCCAGCTGCTTGGAGTGGTAG
- the LOC131321998 gene encoding large ribosomal subunit protein uL23-like, which yields MAPAKADPAKKSDLAKKSDPKAQALKAAKAIKKTGPVKKAKKIRTSVTFHRPKTLKKDRNPKYPRISAPARNKLDHYQILKYPLTTESAMKKIEDNNTLVFIVDIRADKKKIKDAVKKMYDIQTKKVNTLIRPDGTKKAYVRLTPDFDALDVANKIGII from the exons ATGGCTCCTGCTAAAG CTGACCCTGCTAAAAAGTCTGACCTTGCTAAAAAGTCTGACCCAAAGGCCCAGGCCCTGAAAGCTGCCAAGGCTATCAAGAAAACTGGTCCCGTCAAGAAGGCCAAGAAGATACGAACATCAGTTACCTTCCATCGACCAAAGACATTGAAGAAAGATAGAAACCCCAAGTACCCTCGCATAAGTGCACCAGCAAGGAACAAGCTTGATCATTACCAAATCCTAAAATATCCACTCACCACTGAATCAGCAATGAAGAAAATCGAAGATAACAACACCTTGGTTTTCATTGTTGATATCCGTGCTGATAAGAAGAAGATCAAGGATGCGGTCAAGAAGATGTATGACATTCAGACCAAGAAGGTCAATACCTTGATTAG GCCTGATGGGACTAAGAAAGCGTATGTGAGGTTGACACCGGACTTTGACGCTTTGGATGTGGCAAACAAGATTGGGATAATCTAA
- the LOC131323115 gene encoding uncharacterized protein LOC131323115 — translation MSGLAGPKPSGHLRVQITCSSLSPRSSPCPAPYVNQGFRILSGATMEAVSKIHHRHQPLRHHRPPFSTPISLLFARTPPPPPSSLRSSVRAKPSSSLLAPLLSNPKTHKPYFAETPNPLPFSLVKTITLAAVAATAVFFARFNLQKPLVAAAAFSAPPTVETEAMKEPISDGEKERGLKKYLSSNPDDIKTLRSLMELKIKRGKLKEAISIVEKLIRLEPSDIEWALLKSYLHLDNDELEKAKVGFNEILEKDPSLVEAYHGLVMAASQSDSEFESKEIEERVREVMDLCKRDKKTDKLRDFKLLIAQMRVIEGNYNDALSVYQELVKEEPSDFRPYLCQGIIYTLLKKQDEAEKHFQKYRRLVPKGHPYAQYFDDNMIATKVLAQTMEKERAASKA, via the coding sequence ATGTCCGGCCTCGCAGGCCCAAAACCTTCGGGCCATCTCAGGGTTCAAATCACATGCTCATCACTCTCTCCCCGTTCTTCTCCTTGTCCCGCACCCTATGTAAACCAGGGTTTTAGGATTCTCTCTGGAGCCACCATGGAAGCTGTCTCCAAaatccaccaccgccaccagcCACTCCGCCACCACCGTCCACCATTCTCAACCCCCATTTCACTTCTCTTCGCAAGAACCCCGCCGCCACCTCCATCGTCCCTCAGATCATCAGTCAGAGCAAAACCCTCCTCCTCATTACTAGCCCCCCTCTTGTCAAACCCTAAAACCCATAAACCCTACTTCGCAGAAACCCCAAAccccctccctttctctctcgtCAAAACCATCACCCTCGCCGCAGTCGCAGCCACCGCCGTCTTCTTCGCCCGTTTCAACCTCCAAAAACCTCTTGTTGCGGCCGCCGCCTTTTCCGCTCCGCCCACAGTGGAAACTGAAGCAATGAAAGAACCAATTTCTGATGgcgagaaagagagaggccTAAAAAAGTACTTGAGCTCAAATCCGGATGACATCAAAACCCTCCGGAGCTTAATGGAGTTGAAGATCAAGAGAGGTAAGCTCAAAGAAGCGATTTCGATTGTAGAGAAGCTGATAAGATTAGAACCCTCTGATATAGAATGGGCATTGTTGAAATCCTACTTGCATTTGGATAATGATGAGCTTGAAAAGGCGAAAGTAGGGTTTAATGAGATACTAGAGAAAGACCCGTCTCTCGTGGAGGCCTATCACGGGCTGGTAATGGCGGCGTCTCAGTCCGATTCGGAATTTGAGTCGAAGGAGATTGAGGAGAGGGTTAGGGAAGTCATGGATTTGTGCAAGAGAGACAAGAAGACGGACAAATTGAGGGACTTTAAGCTTTTGATTGCGCAAATGAGGGTTATTGAGGGCAATTACAATGATGCATTGAGTGTCTATCAGGAGCTTGTGAAGGAGGAGCCGAGCGATTTCCGGCCTTATTTGTGTCAGGGAATCATATATACTTTGTTGAAGAAACAAGATGAGGCAGAGAAGCATTTTCAGAAGTACAGGAGATTGGTTCCTAAGGGGCACCCGTATGCGCAATATTTCGATGATAATATGATTGCAACTAAGGTTTTGGCGCAGACGAT